A single region of the Eleginops maclovinus isolate JMC-PN-2008 ecotype Puerto Natales chromosome 4, JC_Emac_rtc_rv5, whole genome shotgun sequence genome encodes:
- the gtf2a2 gene encoding transcription initiation factor IIA subunit 2 translates to MAYQLYRNTTLGNSLQESLDELIQTQQITPQLALQVLLQFDKAINTALANRVRNRVNFRGSLNTYRFCDNVWTFVLNDVEFREVTDLVKVDKVKIVACDGKSESTQNKSDK, encoded by the exons ATGGCGTACCAGCTGTACAGAAACACCACTCTGGGAAACAGTCTTCAGGAGAGTCTGGACGAGCTCATTCAG actcAGCAGATCACCCCTCAGCTCGCTCTCCAGGTCCTCCTTCAGTTCGATAAAGCGATCAACACGGCGCTCGCCAACCGCGTCCGCAACAGAGTCAACTTCAGG GGTTCTCTGAACACGTACCGGTTCTGCGACAACGTGTGGACGTTTGTTCTGAACGACGTGGAGTTCAGGGAGGTGACGGACCTGGTGAAGGTGGACAAGGTGAAGATCGTGGCCTGTGACGGGAAGAGCGAGTCCACGCAGAACAAGAGCGACAAATG a
- the znf395a gene encoding zinc finger protein 395a has translation MLPKTRLGKRSPLGALLNATCTTGEPGVTVASGQPAFGRVKGHPGLKVYFQCGGGESSGVDPLDVSSGPSSVPPSCSRSVSSCIDVPRSQRSPKEVDVDELMAAMVLSSLSCSPRLHSPPEPAAPAMDCGDLSDSGSSGYWSVGLTNSSPTPSPPITEPDTSQASPPDEGLDMELETMLFEEPAPRKRRNSVKVAYRCLWPSCGKVLTSVVGIKRHIRTTHLCRGSDHERCSRSEEDFYYTEVTERESPPHPSSPTSSSPPSPPSPPPPSPSPPPPPACSSLSCSAPSSSGGFIQVQSDHSYQAPPVSHVTSAAAPTTPTCRWTAPPTSCLRQGLTFRVRSVSVGEQWLQHQSAPCRRIRGEAKKCRKVYGIEHRDQWCTACRWKKACQRFLD, from the exons ATGTTACCGAAGACTCGTCTGGGGAAGCGCTCTCCTCTCGGGGCACTGCTGAACGCAACCTGCACCACAGGTGAGCCCGGCGTCACCGTGGCATCGGGGCAACCGGCCTTCGgaagggtcaaaggtcacccAGGGCTCAAG GTGTATTTCCAGTGTGGGGGAGGGGAGTCCTCAGGTGTGGATCCTCTGGACGTCTCCTCTGGTCCCTCCTCAGTTCCTCCGTCCTGCAGCAGATCCGTCTCCTCCTGCATCGACGTGCCCAGAAG TCAGAGGAGTCCGAAGGAGGTGGACGTGGACGAGCTGATGGCAGCGATGGTGCTCAGCAGCCTGTCTTGCAGCCCCCGACTGCACAGCCCCCCCGAGCCTGCAG CTCCTGCCATGGACTGCGGCGACCTGTCAGACAGCGGCAGCAGCGGCTACTGGAGCGTCGGCCTCACCAACAGCAGCCCGACCCCCTCTCCACCGATCACAGAGCCCGACACCAGCCAGGCCTCGCCCCCTGACGAGGGCCTGGACATGGAGCTGGAGACGATGCTGTTCGAGGAGCCGGCACCGCGGAAACGCAGG AACTCGGTGAAGGTGGCGTACCGGTGTCTGTGGCCGAGCTGTGGGAAGGTGCTGACGTCCGTGGTGGGAATCAAACGCCACATCAGGACCACTCACCTGTG CCGTGGCAGTGATCACGAGCGATGCTCCCGCAGCGAGGAGGACTTTTATTACACCGAGGTGACCGAGCGGGAgtctcctcctcacccctcctcccccacctcttcctcccccccgTCACCCCCcagccctccccctccctctccttcccccccacctcctccagcctgcagcagcctcagctgCTCCGCCCCCTCGTCCTCCGGCGGCTTCATACAGGTCCAATCAGATCACTCCTACCAG GCTCCACCTGTCAGTCATGTGACTTCAGCAGCCGCTCCGACCACGCCCACCTGTCGCTGGACGGCCCCGCCCACCAGCTGCCTCAGACAG ggTTTGACGTTCAGGGTGCGCTCGGTGAGTGTTGGAGAGCAGTGGCTGCAGCATCAGAGCGCCCCCTGCAG gAGGATTCGTGGCGAGGCGAAGAAATGTCGTAAAGTGTACGGCATCGAGCACAGAGACCAGTGGTGCACGGCCTGCCGCTGGAAGAAAGCCTGCCAACGCTTCCTCGACTGA